One window of Nymphaea colorata isolate Beijing-Zhang1983 chromosome 1, ASM883128v2, whole genome shotgun sequence genomic DNA carries:
- the LOC116250871 gene encoding transcription factor CSA-like yields the protein MSLKPLVPRVVCREEDGERGLRTYTAGLCILHPRCISYDLYSSSSPSKVSSSHDGGIVDAHPAFSSLSLNPGPLPAAAAHGFAVSGSSSGESQCKSEIAFQVLSPPGRKVWSLESVEVGDRTSSEGICKQKSCSLLNARERAGSEEYNEVNQSKGDGGRCSACEDVAENFFVKESDSLQSKLCARGHWKPTEDIKLRELVAQYGPQNWNLIAEKLEGRSGKSCRLRWFNQLDPRINRRAFSEEEEERLLAAHRLYGNKWAMIARLFPGRTDNAVKNHWHVIMARKNREQSSAYRRRKTGYNPHPAKMESNINACSKSTRDDSSSSCTPLSLISSSARLEPVHGFQPTLGVIPHLVQNQLNQYFEYLSGCNDKAGAVYGRTFDDSSVGFDDDHSPTSAMVVVSNSKSEISEAEIMAKGRASWQYAGETNQDSETINLPFIDFLGVGAT from the exons ATGAGTCTGAAGCCATTAGTGCCTAGGGTCGTATGTCGAGAAGAGGACGGCGAGAGGGGGCTCAGAACCTACACTGCGGGACTCTGCATTCTTCATCCTAGATGCATTTCTTATGATCTATATTCCAGCTCCTCTCCCTCCAAGGTGAGCAGTTCTCACGACGGTGGTATCGTGGATGCCCACCCTGCGTTCTCCTCCCTATCACTAAACCCGGGTCCCCTTCCTGCTGCTGCAGCTCATGGGTTTGCGGTATCAGGTTCCTCGTCAGGAGAGAGCCAGTGCAAGAGTGAGATAGCCTTTCAGGTGTTGAGCCCACCAGGGAGGAAAGTCTGGAGCTTGGAATCTGTGGAGGTTGGTGATCGCACGTCCTCCGAAGGCATCTGTAAACAGAAAAGCTGCTCTCTCTTGAATGCCCGTGAGAGGGCTGGTAGTGAAGAATACAATGAGGTAAATCAGAGTAAGGGCGACGGAGGCAGGTGCTCAGCCTGCGAGGATGTGGCCGAAAATTTCTTCGTCAAAGAGTCAGACAGTCTCCAGTCTAAATTATGTGCTAGGGGCCACTGGAAACCCACTGAAGACATCAAACTCCGAGAGCTTGTCGCTCAATATGGCCCTCAAAACTGGAACCTGATTGCAGAAAAACTGGAAGGTAGATCAG GTAAGAGTTGCAGACTGAGATGGTTCAATCAGCTGGATCCAAGGATAAATAGAAGGGCATTCAgtgaggaagaggaggagaggCTCCTGGCCGCTCATAGATTATATGGTAACAAGTGGGCAATGATTGCGCGTCTTTTCCCTGGCAGGACAGATAATGCAGTGAAGAATCACTGGCATGTAATCATGGCAAGAAAAAACAGGGAACAATCCAGTGCTTACAGGAGGAGGAAAACAGGATACAACCCTCATCCTGCGAAAATGGAGTCAAATATTAATGCATGTAGCAAGTCCACAAGGGACGACTCATCATCATCTTGCACACCCCTGTCCCTCATTTCCTCATCTGCCAGGTTGGAACCCGTTCATGGCTTCCAACCTACATTAGGGGTTATACCCCACCTGGTTCAGAACCAGCTGAATCAATACTTTGAATATCTCTCAG GCTGTAATGATAAAGCAGGAGCAGTCTATGGAAGAACTTTCGATGATTCCAGTGTGGGGTTCGATGATGATCATTCACCTACTTCGGCGATGGTGGTAGTGTCGAATTCTAAAAGCGAGATCTCGGAGGCAGAGATAATGGCGAAGGGGAGAGCGAGTTGGCAGTACGCAGGGGAGACGAACCAGGATAGCGAGACGATAAATCTCCCCTTCATTGATTTCCTTGGTGTTGGAGCAACGTAA